A single genomic interval of Desulfovibrio sp. harbors:
- the gyrA gene encoding DNA gyrase subunit A → MQQPQISIEKELRKSYLEYSLSVIIGRAIPDARDGLKPVHRRIMFAQYELANNYNRPHKKSARVVGDVIGKYHPHGDSAVYDALVRMAQEFSMRDPLVDGQGNFGSIDGDAPAAMRYTEVRMSKLAQEFLSDLDKNTVDFRPNYDNTLQEPTVMPSKVPNLLLNGSSGIAVGMATNIPPHNLGELCDALQLLLDDPQCSIDDLMEHVKGPDFPTSGFVYAGKGLYDAYHTGRGTVKVRGRMEIEDRKKGFQSIVIREIPYGLNKSTLVEKIAALVNDRKIDGITDLRDESDRKGIRVVIDLKRGTIPDIVINGLYKFTPLETSFGINMLAVVDNRPQLLNLKTALTCFIDHRREVVIRRTRYDLEKAEARAHILEGLRVAIDNIDEVVALIRASANPEEARAALMKRFEFSEVQAKAILEMRLQRLTGLQRDELMAEYKDLLQKIEFYRSILENSEVLRNELRREVREIRETFVTPRRTEVLREALTDIDIEDLIPDEEVVITLSRRGYMKRTGLENYQQQKRGGKGIAALHTSDDDYVQEFLSTTNHQYLCLFTNKGRMHQLKVHQVPEGSRTAKGVHINNLLPLEENEWVTTVLALREFAEDKYFFFVTKRGMVKRSSASLYARCRKTGLMAVGLREDDELVVVRPIREDSHIVLATADGIAIRFSCRDVRPMGRVATGVKGIALRRQDFVVAGVIVKETDQTTEIMSISANGYGKRTSVELYRLQSRGGKGIINFKVTGKTGPVVGAMPVRDNDGLILLTSANKIVRISVDEVRTKGRATMGVMLVRLDEGGHVVGFDRVDEGGQTGRDLDEELDDATPVLAVEGAQAPAGDAADTAGDEAASQRDEPEDDA, encoded by the coding sequence ATGCAGCAGCCGCAGATAAGCATAGAAAAAGAACTCCGCAAATCGTATCTGGAGTATTCCCTTTCGGTCATCATCGGGCGTGCCATCCCGGACGCGCGCGACGGTCTCAAGCCCGTACACAGGCGCATCATGTTCGCCCAGTACGAGCTTGCCAACAACTATAACCGTCCGCACAAAAAGTCCGCCCGCGTCGTCGGTGACGTTATCGGTAAGTATCACCCCCACGGCGACTCGGCCGTGTATGATGCTCTGGTGCGTATGGCGCAGGAATTTTCCATGCGCGATCCGCTGGTGGACGGGCAGGGCAACTTCGGTTCCATTGACGGCGACGCCCCGGCGGCCATGCGTTATACTGAAGTGCGCATGTCAAAGCTGGCCCAGGAATTTCTGTCCGACCTTGACAAGAACACGGTGGATTTTCGCCCCAACTACGATAATACCCTGCAGGAACCTACGGTTATGCCGAGCAAGGTTCCCAACCTGCTGCTCAACGGCAGTTCGGGTATTGCCGTTGGCATGGCCACCAACATTCCGCCCCATAACCTTGGGGAGCTGTGCGACGCCCTGCAGTTGCTGCTTGATGATCCCCAGTGCAGCATTGACGATTTGATGGAGCATGTGAAAGGGCCGGACTTTCCCACCAGCGGTTTTGTCTACGCGGGCAAGGGCCTGTACGACGCCTATCACACCGGGCGCGGCACCGTTAAGGTGCGTGGCCGCATGGAAATTGAAGACCGCAAGAAGGGTTTTCAATCCATTGTTATCAGAGAGATTCCTTACGGGCTCAACAAGTCCACCCTGGTGGAAAAGATCGCGGCCCTGGTCAATGACCGCAAGATAGACGGCATCACCGACCTGCGCGACGAATCCGACCGCAAGGGCATCCGCGTGGTCATCGACCTCAAGCGCGGCACCATTCCGGACATTGTCATCAACGGCCTGTACAAGTTCACGCCGCTGGAAACCAGCTTTGGCATCAATATGCTGGCGGTGGTGGACAATCGCCCGCAACTGCTTAATCTCAAGACAGCGCTTACCTGCTTTATTGATCATCGGCGCGAGGTGGTCATCCGCCGCACCCGCTATGATCTTGAAAAAGCCGAGGCCCGCGCCCATATTCTTGAAGGTCTGCGCGTCGCCATCGACAATATCGACGAGGTGGTGGCCCTTATCCGCGCGTCCGCCAATCCTGAGGAAGCCCGCGCCGCCCTCATGAAGCGCTTCGAGTTTTCCGAGGTTCAGGCCAAGGCCATTCTTGAAATGCGCCTGCAACGCCTCACGGGCCTGCAGCGCGATGAACTGATGGCCGAATACAAGGATCTTTTGCAGAAGATTGAGTTCTACCGCTCCATTCTTGAAAATTCCGAAGTGCTGCGCAACGAGCTCAGGCGCGAAGTCCGCGAAATTCGCGAAACCTTCGTGACCCCGCGCCGCACCGAAGTGCTGCGTGAGGCCCTGACGGACATTGATATCGAAGACCTCATTCCTGATGAGGAAGTGGTCATCACCCTGTCGCGTCGCGGCTACATGAAGCGCACCGGGCTTGAAAACTATCAGCAGCAGAAGCGCGGCGGCAAGGGTATTGCCGCCCTGCACACCTCTGATGACGACTATGTGCAGGAATTTTTGAGCACCACCAACCACCAGTATCTCTGCCTCTTTACCAACAAGGGCCGCATGCACCAGCTCAAGGTGCACCAGGTGCCCGAAGGCAGTCGTACGGCCAAGGGCGTGCATATCAACAACCTGCTGCCGCTTGAGGAAAACGAGTGGGTCACCACGGTACTGGCCCTGCGCGAATTCGCGGAAGACAAGTACTTCTTCTTTGTGACCAAGCGCGGCATGGTCAAGCGCTCCTCGGCCTCACTGTACGCCCGGTGCCGCAAGACCGGCCTCATGGCCGTGGGCCTGCGCGAGGACGACGAACTGGTGGTGGTGCGTCCCATCCGTGAAGACAGCCATATTGTGCTGGCCACGGCCGACGGCATCGCCATCCGCTTCTCGTGCAGGGACGTGCGGCCCATGGGCCGCGTGGCCACCGGCGTCAAGGGCATAGCCCTGCGCAGGCAGGATTTTGTGGTTGCCGGCGTTATCGTGAAGGAAACGGATCAGACCACAGAGATCATGTCCATTTCCGCCAACGGCTACGGCAAGCGCACCAGCGTGGAGCTTTACCGCCTGCAGTCGCGCGGCGGCAAGGGCATCATCAACTTCAAGGTTACGGGCAAGACCGGGCCTGTGGTTGGGGCCATGCCCGTGCGCGACAATGACGGCCTGATCCTGCTGACCTCGGCCAACAAGATCGTGCGCATCAGCGTGGACGAAGTCCGCACCAAGGGCCGCGCCACCATGGGCGTCATGCTGGTGCGTCTGGACGAAGGCGGCCATGTGGTGGGCTTTGACCGTGTGGACGAAGGCGGACAGACCGGACGCGACCTTGATGAGGAACTGGACGATGCAACGCCCGTTTTGGCGGTGGAAGGCGCGCAGGCCCCGGCAGGGGACGCCGCCGACACAGCCGGGGACGAAGCGGCGAGCCAGCGGGACGAGCCGGAAGATGACGCCTGA
- the purF gene encoding amidophosphoribosyltransferase codes for MIKHECGVFGIYDHDEAARLAYFGLYAQQHRGQESAGIVTFDKDGVHEHKGMGLVPDVFTEASLKMLTGRNAVGHVRYSTTGSSSAGNAQPFLTTYKGRAIALAHNGNLVNAGQLREDLENEGAIFSTSNDTEVFMHLLVRALRHNDLPGAVKEACYRVRGAYCLLVMMDGILVAVRDPHGFHPLALGRMDGSHVFASETCAFDLLEAEFVRSVAPGEVVVVEGNSMRSESLIQPMPKKPAQCIFELVYFARPDSYVFDEQVYLCRKKMGCNLANESTPDVDFVMPFPDSGIYPALGFAQCSGLPYEHAMIRNHYVGRTFIQPSQSMRSFGVRVKINPVREMIDGKRICIIDDSIVRGTTMMTRVKKLRELGAREVHIRISSPPVISPCYYGIDFSSRGELIAAQHNLAEITRKLDVDSLHYLSIEGLLGSVAQPQNYCMACFTGNYPVPCEDCGGKFKLEGSCGSR; via the coding sequence ATGATTAAGCACGAATGCGGTGTTTTCGGCATTTATGACCACGACGAGGCTGCCCGTCTGGCCTACTTCGGACTTTACGCCCAGCAGCACCGGGGGCAGGAAAGTGCGGGTATAGTCACTTTTGATAAGGACGGCGTGCACGAGCACAAGGGCATGGGCCTTGTGCCCGACGTTTTTACCGAAGCCAGCCTGAAAATGCTCACGGGCCGCAACGCTGTGGGGCATGTGCGCTATTCCACCACGGGCAGTTCTTCTGCCGGTAATGCCCAGCCCTTTCTGACCACCTACAAGGGCAGGGCCATTGCGCTGGCCCATAACGGCAACCTCGTCAATGCCGGACAGTTGCGCGAAGACCTTGAAAACGAAGGGGCCATTTTTTCCACCAGCAACGACACGGAAGTGTTCATGCATCTGCTGGTGCGCGCCCTGCGCCACAACGATTTGCCGGGAGCCGTCAAGGAGGCCTGTTACAGGGTGCGCGGCGCGTACTGCCTGCTGGTCATGATGGACGGCATCCTCGTGGCCGTGCGCGACCCCCACGGCTTTCATCCCCTGGCCCTGGGCCGCATGGACGGAAGCCACGTCTTTGCGTCCGAAACCTGCGCCTTTGACCTGCTGGAGGCGGAGTTCGTCCGCTCGGTGGCGCCGGGTGAAGTGGTGGTGGTTGAGGGCAACAGCATGCGCAGTGAGAGCCTTATTCAGCCCATGCCCAAAAAGCCCGCCCAGTGCATTTTCGAGCTGGTGTATTTTGCCAGGCCCGACTCCTATGTTTTTGACGAGCAGGTCTACCTCTGCCGTAAAAAAATGGGCTGCAACCTGGCCAATGAATCCACGCCGGACGTGGATTTCGTCATGCCCTTTCCCGATTCCGGCATCTATCCCGCCCTGGGCTTTGCCCAGTGTTCGGGCCTGCCCTATGAGCATGCCATGATACGCAACCACTATGTGGGGCGTACCTTTATCCAGCCGTCGCAGAGCATGCGCAGCTTTGGCGTGCGGGTGAAGATCAATCCCGTGCGCGAGATGATTGACGGCAAGCGCATCTGCATCATTGACGACAGCATCGTGCGCGGCACCACCATGATGACCCGCGTCAAAAAGCTGCGCGAGCTTGGGGCCAGAGAAGTGCACATACGCATTTCGTCCCCGCCGGTCATCTCGCCCTGTTATTACGGCATTGATTTTTCTTCGCGCGGCGAACTTATCGCGGCCCAGCACAATCTGGCGGAAATAACGCGCAAGCTGGACGTGGATTCGCTGCACTATCTCAGTATTGAGGGCCTGCTTGGTTCCGTGGCGCAGCCGCAAAATTACTGCATGGCCTGTTTCACGGGGAACTATCCCGTGCCCTGTGAGGACTGCGGCGGCAAGTTTAAGCTTGAAGGCTCC